From Solibacillus isronensis, the proteins below share one genomic window:
- a CDS encoding glycosyltransferase family 4 protein — translation MKILVVCQYYYPEPFRISDICETLVEKGHDVTVLTGLPNYPEGQVLDDYRYGRKRNEMLNGVKVIRSFEIGRGNSKLRLFLNYLSFAVSGSMRAFFMDEKYDVVLVNQLSPVLMGIPAIVYKRKHKKKILLYCLDLWPDSLAAGGIKESSVVYKFFKKLSKWVYSSADSIAVTSSMFKEYFRDTLKVSKKEIHHIPQYAEDLFTESIEVPKNDKFNFVFAGNIGDMQSVETIVKAANELRNHTNIIIHIVGDGSKLEECKLLSKQMKLDNIIYYGRKPVSEMPYYYGLADAMLITLKNNKAISYTLPGKMQSYMAACKPIIGAINGEASHVIREANCGLCCAAEDYKELANLLIDFCNSDKKDEMAKCSYDYYISNYSKERFISLLENTLTNMEE, via the coding sequence ATGAAAATCTTAGTTGTCTGCCAATATTATTATCCGGAACCTTTTCGTATTTCAGATATATGTGAAACATTAGTTGAAAAAGGACATGATGTAACAGTACTTACAGGACTTCCGAATTATCCAGAGGGTCAAGTGCTGGATGATTATCGATATGGTAGAAAAAGAAATGAAATGTTAAACGGTGTAAAGGTTATACGAAGTTTCGAAATAGGTCGTGGAAATAGCAAATTGAGGCTTTTCTTAAATTACCTTAGCTTTGCAGTATCAGGTTCGATGAGAGCGTTTTTTATGGATGAAAAGTATGATGTAGTATTAGTTAATCAACTTTCCCCGGTATTAATGGGAATCCCAGCTATTGTATATAAGAGAAAACACAAGAAAAAGATTTTACTTTACTGCCTAGACCTATGGCCTGATAGTTTAGCTGCAGGGGGTATCAAGGAAAGTTCAGTGGTTTACAAGTTTTTTAAGAAGCTTTCTAAATGGGTTTATAGCTCTGCAGATTCCATAGCAGTAACTTCTAGTATGTTTAAAGAATATTTTAGAGATACTCTTAAGGTGTCTAAAAAAGAAATACATCATATACCGCAATATGCAGAGGACTTGTTTACTGAAAGCATTGAAGTTCCTAAAAATGATAAATTTAATTTTGTTTTTGCTGGAAATATTGGTGATATGCAAAGTGTAGAAACTATAGTTAAAGCTGCAAATGAATTACGCAATCATACTAATATTATAATTCATATAGTTGGAGATGGATCCAAATTAGAAGAATGTAAATTACTAAGCAAACAAATGAAGTTGGACAACATAATCTATTATGGTAGGAAACCCGTAAGTGAAATGCCGTATTACTATGGGTTAGCAGATGCAATGTTAATTACCTTGAAGAATAATAAGGCTATTTCATATACCTTGCCAGGTAAGATGCAGTCTTATATGGCTGCATGTAAACCCATAATAGGTGCCATTAATGGTGAGGCAAGCCACGTAATAAGAGAAGCTAATTGTGGATTATGCTGTGCTGCTGAAGATTATAAAGAATTAGCCAACTTATTAATAGATTTCTGTAACAGTGATAAAAAAGATGAAATGGCTAAATGTTCATACGATTACTATATAAGTAATTATAGTAAGGAAAGATTTATATCGTTGTTAGAAAATACCCTAACAAACATGGAGGAATAA
- a CDS encoding nucleoside-diphosphate sugar epimerase/dehydratase: MFKDKTLLITGGTGSFGNAVMNRFLDTDIKEIRIFSRDEKKQDDMRRVYNNDKLKFYLGDVRDLASVKNAMHGVDYIFHAAALKQVPSCEFFPLEAVKTNILGTDNVLTAAIEYGVKKAICLSTDKAAYPINAMGISKAMMEKVFVAKSKTVDSNKTLICGTRYGNVMASRGSVIPLFIEQIKSGQPLTVTDPNMTRFLMSLEEAVELVVFAFKNAKAGDIMVQKSPASTIGDLAQAVKELFNADNEIKIIGTRHGEKRYETLLTKEEYVKAEDLPGFYKVPADQRDLNYDKYFDEGDKKLSTVEEYNSDNTQILTIEQIKEKLLELDYVKSELNQWNKKVHLMN, encoded by the coding sequence ATGTTTAAAGATAAAACTTTATTAATTACAGGTGGAACAGGCTCTTTTGGAAATGCTGTAATGAATAGATTTCTAGATACAGATATAAAGGAAATTAGAATTTTTTCACGTGATGAGAAAAAGCAGGATGACATGAGAAGAGTTTATAATAACGATAAACTTAAATTTTACCTTGGAGATGTTAGAGACTTAGCAAGTGTTAAGAATGCTATGCATGGAGTTGATTATATTTTTCATGCAGCTGCACTAAAGCAGGTTCCGTCTTGTGAATTCTTTCCTTTAGAAGCAGTAAAAACGAATATTTTAGGAACTGATAATGTATTAACAGCTGCTATCGAGTATGGTGTGAAAAAGGCAATTTGCCTTTCGACAGATAAAGCAGCATATCCAATTAATGCAATGGGTATTTCAAAAGCAATGATGGAAAAAGTATTTGTTGCTAAATCGAAAACTGTTGATTCAAATAAAACACTAATTTGTGGAACTAGATATGGTAATGTGATGGCCTCACGTGGCTCAGTTATTCCACTATTTATTGAGCAAATTAAGAGTGGTCAGCCTTTAACAGTGACTGATCCTAATATGACAAGATTTCTTATGAGTTTAGAAGAAGCAGTAGAATTAGTAGTATTTGCATTTAAAAATGCTAAGGCAGGAGATATCATGGTTCAAAAATCTCCGGCAAGTACAATTGGTGATCTGGCTCAAGCGGTTAAAGAATTATTTAATGCAGACAATGAAATAAAAATTATTGGAACCCGTCATGGAGAAAAACGTTACGAAACACTTCTTACTAAAGAAGAATATGTAAAAGCAGAAGACCTACCAGGTTTCTATAAAGTTCCTGCTGATCAAAGAGATCTTAACTATGATAAGTATTTTGATGAGGGAGATAAAAAACTTTCTACTGTAGAAGAGTATAACTCGGATAATACACAAATTCTTACCATTGAACAAATTAAAGAGAAATTACTTGAATTAGACTATGTGAAAAGTGAGCTTAATCAATGGAATAAAAAGGTTCACTTAATGAACTAA
- a CDS encoding glycosyltransferase family 2 protein: protein MADLTTIILTYNEELNIEECIKSVNNISKRIIVIDSFSNDRTVEIARKLGAEVIQNKFVNHAKQFKFGLDASNIDTQWIFRIDADERLTKESAEEIDRLCNQNKDTDINGIIIRLEVNFLGKKLRHGGIYPIKVLRVFKHGIGNVEARNMDEHIILSHGKTMELKNDSLHNDYKDLSSWIDKHNKYSSREMMDYFENLSNTDNVENLNKSAKTKRIIKFKIYYKLPLGLRSLIYFIYRYFFKLGFLDGKEGLIFAVLQAFWYRFLVDSKIYEKNKKIVRTKERVEGGK, encoded by the coding sequence ATGGCAGATTTAACAACAATAATTTTAACTTATAACGAAGAATTAAATATTGAAGAGTGTATAAAATCGGTTAATAACATATCAAAGCGTATTATCGTAATAGATAGTTTTAGCAATGATAGGACTGTGGAAATTGCTCGTAAATTGGGAGCAGAAGTAATCCAAAATAAATTTGTTAATCATGCTAAACAATTTAAATTCGGCCTAGATGCTTCTAATATTGATACTCAGTGGATTTTCAGAATTGATGCGGATGAGAGACTTACTAAAGAATCTGCAGAAGAAATTGATAGATTGTGTAATCAGAATAAAGACACGGATATTAATGGAATTATTATTAGACTCGAAGTTAACTTCTTAGGAAAGAAACTTAGACATGGTGGAATTTATCCTATTAAAGTTTTACGTGTATTTAAACATGGAATAGGAAATGTTGAAGCTAGAAATATGGATGAACATATTATTCTATCACATGGGAAAACTATGGAATTAAAAAATGACTCTCTACACAATGATTATAAGGATCTATCTTCTTGGATTGACAAACATAATAAATATTCTTCAAGGGAAATGATGGATTATTTTGAAAATCTTTCGAATACAGATAATGTTGAAAATTTAAATAAGAGTGCAAAAACAAAAAGAATTATTAAATTTAAAATATATTATAAATTACCTTTGGGACTACGTTCCTTAATTTATTTCATATATAGGTATTTCTTTAAGTTGGGATTCCTTGACGGGAAGGAAGGTTTAATATTTGCTGTATTACAAGCCTTTTGGTACCGCTTTTTAGTTGATTCAAAGATTTATGAAAAAAATAAAAAAATAGTAAGGACTAAAGAAAGAGTGGAGGGAGGAAAATGA
- a CDS encoding capsular polysaccharide biosynthesis protein CapF: MKILVTGANGFVGKNLVAELKNIGDNEIFEITRESDYSLLEKYTKECEFVFHLAGVNRPKDEDEFMKGNFGLSSQLLQLLKKHKNKAPVLLTSSIQAEKDNPYGRSKKAGEDLLFDYFKETDVKVYVYRLPNLFGKWSKPNYNSVVATFCHNIAKGADIQINNPDTELNLCYIDDVLEEFLRALEGKPTMQGDFCIVSETHNIKLGELGDLINGFKKSRKNLSIPNMENALTKKLYSTYLSFLPEDQFSYDLKMNSDHRGSFTEFMRTPERGQVSINVSKPGITKGNHWHHTKNEKFLVVSGEGLIRFRKIDSNKIIEYRVSGKNLQVVDIPTGYTHSIVNVGENDLVTVMWANECFDPEKPDTYFVEV; encoded by the coding sequence ATGAAAATTCTGGTAACCGGCGCAAATGGTTTTGTAGGGAAAAATTTAGTTGCTGAGCTTAAAAATATAGGGGATAATGAGATATTTGAAATTACTAGAGAGAGTGATTATTCGCTTCTCGAAAAATACACAAAAGAATGTGAATTTGTTTTTCATTTGGCTGGTGTAAACCGACCAAAAGATGAAGATGAATTTATGAAGGGGAACTTTGGCTTATCTTCTCAATTACTACAACTATTAAAAAAACATAAAAATAAAGCGCCTGTACTTCTAACTTCTTCTATTCAAGCAGAGAAGGATAATCCTTATGGAAGAAGTAAGAAGGCTGGAGAGGATTTATTGTTTGATTATTTCAAAGAAACCGATGTAAAAGTCTATGTTTATAGACTACCAAACTTATTTGGAAAGTGGAGTAAACCTAATTATAACAGTGTAGTAGCGACATTCTGCCATAATATAGCTAAAGGGGCAGACATTCAGATAAACAATCCGGATACAGAGCTTAATCTTTGTTATATAGATGATGTTTTAGAAGAATTCTTAAGAGCTTTAGAGGGAAAGCCAACAATGCAAGGAGATTTTTGTATAGTATCTGAAACGCACAATATTAAACTTGGAGAATTAGGTGACCTGATAAATGGTTTTAAAAAAAGTAGAAAAAATTTAAGCATTCCAAATATGGAAAATGCTTTAACTAAAAAGCTTTATAGTACCTATTTAAGCTTTCTACCCGAAGACCAATTTTCATATGATCTTAAAATGAACTCTGATCATAGAGGTTCTTTTACAGAATTTATGAGAACGCCAGAAAGAGGCCAAGTATCAATAAATGTATCAAAGCCAGGAATTACAAAGGGAAATCATTGGCATCATACTAAAAATGAGAAGTTTTTAGTTGTAAGTGGGGAGGGCTTAATCCGCTTTAGAAAGATAGATTCCAACAAAATTATTGAATATAGAGTAAGTGGTAAAAATTTACAAGTTGTAGATATTCCAACTGGATATACACATTCAATAGTAAATGTAGGAGAAAACGATCTCGTAACAGTAATGTGGGCAAATGAATGCTTTGATCCAGAAAAGCCGGACACTTATTTCGTGGAGGTATAG
- a CDS encoding glycosyltransferase yields the protein MKILFVAEHLSYGGAPRRFIDLANAMVDRGIDTTIFVFNGSIEIKDKVNSAIKCIERKSIKPPNSWLSRNIFYRLKCIQIINNYLKINKYDIVVSFNDMVNISVLLSKNARKSKIVISERSDPNYNKKILQIVKKIIYQNAKGIVFQTKGAQEFFGSKVKVKSVVIPNPIPSNVTFEPYTGEPEKIIVNVARLWLFQKRQDVLIKAFKVFSQKHPDYKLVLYGDGPDELVIKQLVKDLKLESKVVFAGVTSNVIEAIKKARLFVLTSDFEGIPNALIEAMAIGLPVISTDCSPGGSRLLIKSKENGILIKCGDINELLNAMEDMVSDPDKSYSMGHKARDVVNLLDEKRIYDIWLNYFYDVANN from the coding sequence ATGAAAATTTTGTTCGTAGCTGAGCATCTTTCGTATGGAGGAGCGCCAAGGAGATTTATTGATTTAGCCAATGCAATGGTAGACAGGGGTATAGATACAACAATATTTGTATTTAATGGAAGTATAGAGATAAAAGATAAGGTGAATAGTGCTATAAAGTGTATTGAAAGAAAAAGTATAAAGCCCCCTAATAGTTGGTTGTCTAGAAATATATTCTATCGATTAAAATGTATCCAAATAATCAATAATTATCTGAAAATCAATAAATATGATATTGTAGTTTCCTTTAATGATATGGTTAATATCAGTGTGTTGTTAAGTAAAAATGCAAGAAAAAGTAAAATTGTTATTTCTGAACGAAGCGACCCTAACTATAACAAAAAAATACTTCAGATAGTAAAAAAAATAATATATCAAAATGCAAAGGGAATAGTTTTTCAAACCAAGGGAGCACAGGAATTTTTTGGATCAAAAGTCAAGGTGAAAAGCGTAGTTATCCCAAACCCAATTCCAAGTAATGTAACATTTGAACCTTATACTGGTGAACCTGAGAAAATAATAGTAAATGTTGCAAGGCTTTGGTTGTTTCAAAAAAGACAAGATGTATTAATAAAGGCGTTTAAAGTATTCTCACAAAAGCATCCAGATTATAAATTAGTTTTATATGGGGATGGACCAGATGAACTTGTTATTAAGCAGTTAGTTAAAGATTTGAAACTAGAATCAAAAGTGGTTTTTGCTGGAGTAACATCTAATGTTATTGAGGCAATAAAGAAAGCAAGATTATTTGTATTAACATCAGATTTTGAAGGAATCCCCAATGCGCTGATTGAGGCAATGGCAATTGGGTTACCAGTTATATCAACTGATTGCAGTCCAGGTGGGTCTAGATTGCTTATCAAATCTAAAGAAAACGGAATTTTGATAAAGTGTGGGGATATTAATGAGTTATTAAATGCAATGGAGGATATGGTAAGTGATCCTGATAAATCCTATTCAATGGGACATAAAGCTAGAGATGTTGTTAACTTACTTGATGAGAAAAGAATTTATGATATATGGCTAAATTATTTCTATGACGTAGCAAATAACTAA
- the wecB gene encoding non-hydrolyzing UDP-N-acetylglucosamine 2-epimerase, giving the protein MKKLKVMTVVGTRPEIIRLSAVINKLEDSNAIEHTLVHTGQNYDYELNEVFFKDFNLRKPDYFLNAATGNAVETIGNILVKIDPIMEEVKPDAFLVLGDTNSCLCAIAAKRRHIPIFHMEAGNRCFDQRVPEETNRKIVDHTADINLTYSDIAREYLLKEGFPSDRIIKTGSPMFEVINSRKDDIDTSDVLERLGLEAENYFVVSAHREENINSETNFLDLVDSLNAVAEKYNMPVIISTHPRTKNMINAKGIEFNSLIKTMKPLGFNDYVKLQTKAKAVLSDSGTISEESSILGFKALNIRQAHERPEAMEESSVMMVGLNKERILQGLEILETQEKSTLKLVRDYSMPNVSEKVLRIILSYTDYVNRIVWMK; this is encoded by the coding sequence ATGAAAAAATTAAAAGTTATGACAGTCGTAGGTACAAGACCGGAGATAATAAGATTATCAGCTGTTATTAATAAGTTAGAAGATTCCAATGCCATTGAACATACACTTGTTCATACAGGGCAAAATTATGATTATGAATTAAATGAAGTATTTTTTAAAGATTTTAATTTAAGAAAACCAGATTATTTTTTAAATGCAGCTACAGGAAATGCAGTAGAAACTATCGGTAATATCTTAGTTAAAATAGATCCAATTATGGAAGAAGTAAAACCAGATGCATTTTTAGTACTTGGAGATACTAATAGCTGTTTATGTGCTATTGCAGCAAAAAGAAGACATATTCCAATTTTTCATATGGAAGCAGGAAATAGATGCTTCGATCAAAGAGTACCAGAAGAGACCAACAGAAAGATTGTTGATCATACAGCAGATATTAATTTAACTTATAGTGATATTGCAAGGGAATATCTCCTGAAAGAAGGATTTCCATCAGATAGAATTATTAAAACAGGAAGCCCTATGTTTGAAGTCATTAACTCAAGAAAAGATGATATTGATACATCAGATGTATTAGAGAGACTAGGACTGGAGGCAGAAAATTATTTTGTAGTATCGGCCCATAGAGAAGAAAATATTAATTCAGAAACTAATTTCCTAGATTTAGTTGATAGTTTAAATGCTGTTGCTGAAAAATATAATATGCCTGTTATTATAAGTACTCACCCTAGAACTAAAAATATGATTAATGCTAAAGGGATTGAATTTAACTCATTAATCAAAACAATGAAACCTTTAGGGTTTAATGATTATGTGAAACTTCAAACTAAAGCTAAAGCGGTGCTTAGCGATAGTGGAACAATTAGTGAGGAATCTTCTATTCTTGGTTTTAAAGCATTAAATATTAGACAAGCTCATGAGAGACCGGAGGCAATGGAAGAGTCTTCTGTTATGATGGTAGGGCTTAACAAGGAAAGAATTTTACAAGGGCTAGAGATTCTAGAAACTCAAGAAAAAAGTACATTAAAACTTGTAAGAGATTATAGTATGCCTAATGTATCCGAAAAAGTACTTAGGATTATTTTATCTTATACAGACTATGTAAATAGAATTGTTTGGATGAAGTAA
- a CDS encoding glycosyltransferase family 39 protein has translation MYNHANTIKNIKAQPMNNSYLIYLLEVTVYILFFFIAILYGMTPLYSIYVVCVGWTSIRIANILLNKVKLSQKVSMFLLLGLMIRMLFVLFNYQWSITTGSIDNPNLSMVDSKIFHTSALLISTTESNILGFISVLGYPLILSLFYQIFSPNILVGMLLNLLVGITNIALIGIIGFLLFGKRQVAGYSILFASVSPILFSFDAVISKDPIIVTGVALTVISMLGFSKGLFNNSFSFGLLIIGFIILSTFRPILLLVPLALFIIVQSKMSGSKKVISTILVLMSFSVGFYLANRFTREGINLSSYATMEQNKDWENQGIMSYFDGFASWPIYLRSFVSPIFAGIQYLLPIGFWNLNFDVPYDFGRRVGNIIWLLGIGPIWIFSIISFKKLDHIQKSFLFIGLFLYFVLATITAGAQSRYVASIMPLIIPCAAGIFSIIQTNNRVRKRWHGFYLFYILIGIISVCLYALIKL, from the coding sequence ATGTATAACCATGCAAATACTATAAAAAATATAAAGGCTCAACCAATGAATAATTCTTATCTGATATATTTACTAGAAGTCACTGTTTACATTTTATTCTTTTTTATAGCAATATTGTATGGCATGACACCTCTATATTCAATTTATGTTGTTTGCGTAGGATGGACTTCAATTAGAATAGCAAATATCTTATTAAATAAAGTTAAATTGAGTCAAAAGGTTAGTATGTTTCTTTTGTTAGGTCTGATGATAAGAATGCTATTTGTTCTGTTTAACTATCAATGGAGTATAACAACAGGTTCAATAGATAATCCAAATTTATCAATGGTAGACTCTAAAATCTTTCATACTAGTGCTTTACTAATAAGCACTACGGAAAGTAATATATTGGGATTCATTAGTGTTTTAGGATACCCTCTTATTTTGTCATTATTTTACCAAATATTTTCCCCAAATATATTAGTAGGCATGCTACTAAATCTTTTGGTTGGAATTACAAACATTGCTCTTATAGGTATTATAGGCTTTTTATTATTTGGAAAAAGACAAGTAGCGGGTTATTCTATATTGTTTGCTTCAGTTTCTCCAATTTTATTTTCTTTTGACGCCGTCATATCAAAAGACCCAATTATTGTTACTGGAGTAGCATTGACAGTTATAAGTATGCTTGGGTTTTCTAAGGGGCTATTTAATAATTCTTTTAGCTTTGGTCTATTGATTATAGGATTTATAATTTTATCAACATTTAGACCAATATTGTTGCTAGTTCCTTTGGCTTTATTTATTATAGTTCAATCAAAAATGTCAGGAAGCAAAAAAGTAATTTCTACTATACTCGTATTAATGTCCTTTTCCGTAGGATTCTATCTCGCAAATAGATTCACTAGAGAAGGTATAAATTTAAGTTCTTATGCTACTATGGAGCAAAATAAAGATTGGGAAAATCAAGGTATCATGTCATACTTCGATGGGTTTGCTTCATGGCCAATTTATTTAAGGAGTTTTGTCTCACCAATTTTTGCTGGAATTCAATATTTATTACCGATTGGATTTTGGAACTTAAATTTTGACGTGCCTTATGATTTTGGGAGAAGGGTAGGAAATATAATTTGGCTTTTAGGCATTGGGCCAATCTGGATATTCTCGATAATTTCCTTTAAAAAGCTGGATCATATTCAAAAGTCTTTCTTATTTATAGGCTTATTTTTATATTTTGTGTTAGCTACGATAACGGCTGGGGCTCAATCTAGGTATGTTGCCTCAATTATGCCATTAATTATTCCTTGTGCTGCTGGAATTTTTTCTATTATTCAAACTAATAATAGAGTACGTAAAAGGTGGCATGGATTTTATTTATTTTACATTTTAATTGGAATTATCTCTGTTTGTTTATACGCTTTGATCAAATTATAA
- a CDS encoding glycosyltransferase, translating to MKKKVLILAGYYTPGIKAGGPIQSIKNLVDNLSDRVDFKIVALDRDKGDESPYPNIITDKWVEVGNAQVYYVNQATLNWGRIRQLINEADHDILYLNSFFDYKLSIIPIILRKINLIRPKLTILAPRGNFSIGALGLKSKKKNLLIKVSKILNLHNDVVWHATAQEEQKDIELIFGGKENIRVANNLTANYSELEYEKAIKKNNGELSIVFISRIHPKKNLLKAIEYLNHINGTVYFNIYGPIEDKEYWAKCNEKIGELPKNITVSYKGPIDHDKVIEIFKKHHVFLFPTLGENYGHVISEALIGGSPVIISDQTPWRELETFQVGWDIKLNDEEKFIEVLQRCVNLTQYEYELLSRQSFKYGKETANNEKGKEYTFKLFEDL from the coding sequence ATGAAAAAAAAGGTACTTATTTTAGCGGGTTATTATACTCCAGGTATCAAAGCAGGTGGTCCTATACAGTCAATTAAAAATTTAGTAGACAATCTTTCTGATAGGGTTGATTTTAAAATTGTTGCTTTGGATAGGGATAAGGGAGATGAAAGTCCCTACCCCAATATTATTACTGATAAGTGGGTAGAAGTTGGAAATGCACAAGTATATTATGTTAATCAAGCTACTTTAAATTGGGGAAGAATCAGGCAATTAATCAACGAAGCTGACCATGATATTTTATACTTGAATAGTTTTTTTGATTATAAGTTATCAATAATCCCCATAATTTTAAGAAAAATAAATTTAATAAGACCTAAGCTAACAATCTTAGCACCTAGAGGAAATTTTTCTATAGGAGCCCTTGGATTGAAAAGTAAAAAAAAGAATCTATTAATAAAGGTCTCAAAAATATTGAATTTGCATAATGATGTTGTATGGCATGCAACAGCCCAAGAGGAACAAAAAGATATTGAGTTGATTTTTGGGGGAAAAGAGAATATCAGAGTAGCTAATAATTTAACTGCCAATTACAGTGAACTTGAATATGAAAAAGCAATAAAGAAAAATAATGGTGAACTAAGCATTGTATTTATCTCTAGAATACATCCAAAAAAAAATTTATTGAAAGCCATTGAGTATCTCAATCATATTAATGGAACTGTTTATTTTAATATTTATGGACCTATAGAGGATAAAGAATATTGGGCAAAATGCAACGAAAAAATAGGAGAATTACCAAAAAATATAACAGTCTCATATAAAGGACCTATTGACCACGATAAAGTAATTGAGATTTTTAAAAAACACCATGTTTTTCTTTTTCCTACATTAGGAGAGAATTATGGACATGTTATTTCAGAAGCATTAATTGGTGGTTCACCTGTAATAATAAGTGATCAAACACCGTGGAGAGAACTAGAAACGTTTCAAGTTGGTTGGGATATTAAACTTAATGATGAAGAAAAATTTATTGAAGTGTTACAGAGATGTGTTAATTTGACCCAATATGAATATGAATTATTATCGAGGCAATCATTTAAATATGGGAAAGAAACTGCCAATAATGAAAAAGGTAAAGAATATACATTTAAACTTTTCGAGGACCTTTAA
- a CDS encoding NAD-dependent epimerase/dehydratase family protein: protein MLLVTGITGHSGKYFLQELIKNKYDGPIRCIVRSNSDTSMIDNSRLNIEKIVGDLENQEFLNEVMNGVSTVVHIASIFYSVNVIRAAIKNNVKKAILVHTTGIYSKYKSASEEYKDIENSIDRIIKDNNSTIGLIYLRPTMIYGYINDSNMIVFIKMVDRLRLFPIIDQGRNLLQPVNGRDLGKAYYQVLRKSNIISGDYILSGERPISMKELFTLISQILGKKTKFISFPLALGVFMARFIKVCTLGKVDYIEKVQRMGEDRSFSHNSATEDFDYQPMLLSEGLKIEIEEYLKKVQ, encoded by the coding sequence ATGTTATTAGTTACAGGAATTACGGGACATAGTGGCAAGTATTTCTTGCAAGAGCTTATAAAAAATAAATACGATGGTCCAATTCGATGTATTGTTAGATCAAACTCTGATACATCAATGATAGATAATTCTAGATTAAATATAGAAAAGATAGTTGGAGATTTAGAAAACCAAGAATTTTTGAATGAAGTTATGAACGGAGTTAGTACAGTTGTACATATAGCCTCTATCTTTTATTCTGTAAATGTGATAAGGGCAGCTATTAAGAATAATGTCAAGAAAGCTATACTTGTTCATACAACGGGTATTTATTCAAAGTATAAGAGTGCATCGGAAGAATATAAAGATATTGAGAATAGCATAGATAGGATAATAAAAGATAACAATTCAACAATAGGGCTAATATATTTAAGACCTACTATGATTTATGGATATATTAATGATAGTAATATGATTGTTTTTATAAAAATGGTAGATAGATTAAGGTTATTTCCTATCATTGACCAAGGTAGAAATTTATTGCAACCTGTCAATGGTAGAGATTTAGGGAAAGCATATTATCAGGTATTAAGGAAATCTAATATAATAAGCGGCGATTATATATTATCTGGTGAAAGGCCAATCTCAATGAAAGAGTTATTTACATTGATAAGTCAAATACTAGGTAAGAAAACAAAGTTTATTAGTTTTCCTTTAGCATTAGGGGTTTTTATGGCTAGATTTATAAAAGTCTGTACGCTTGGGAAGGTTGACTATATTGAGAAGGTTCAGCGTATGGGAGAGGATAGAAGCTTTTCTCATAACAGTGCTACAGAAGATTTTGATTATCAACCTATGTTGTTATCAGAGGGATTAAAAATTGAAATTGAAGAATATTTAAAAAAGGTTCAATAG
- a CDS encoding sugar transferase has translation MYMKIKRLIDIILSLIGLIVLSPIFFILIIAIKIESRGPVLFKQKRLGINKTHFNILKFRTMRIDTPKDTPTHLLSNPEQYITKMGKFLRKTSLDELPQIWNIFVGQMSIIGPRPALWNQNDLIAERDKYGANDVPPGLTGLAQINGRDELPIEIKAKLDGEYVEKISLWMDIKCFFGTIVSVVKSDGVVEGGTGVNKGVASAKMRSSSGK, from the coding sequence ATGTATATGAAGATTAAAAGATTGATAGACATCATTCTATCTTTAATCGGACTTATTGTTTTATCTCCCATTTTTTTTATTTTAATTATTGCTATTAAGATTGAATCAAGAGGACCGGTTCTGTTTAAACAAAAGAGATTAGGAATTAACAAGACCCATTTTAACATTTTAAAATTCCGTACCATGAGAATAGATACACCGAAGGACACTCCAACTCACTTATTAAGTAATCCAGAACAGTATATCACTAAGATGGGTAAATTTCTGAGAAAGACCTCCCTTGATGAGCTACCGCAAATTTGGAATATTTTCGTTGGGCAGATGAGTATAATCGGGCCTAGACCAGCACTGTGGAATCAAAATGATCTTATCGCTGAACGGGATAAATATGGCGCTAATGATGTACCACCCGGGTTGACAGGTTTGGCACAGATTAATGGTAGGGATGAACTTCCTATCGAAATCAAGGCTAAGTTAGATGGGGAGTATGTGGAGAAGATTAGTCTTTGGATGGATATTAAGTGCTTCTTTGGCACTATCGTAAGTGTTGTTAAGAGTGATGGTGTAGTTGAAGGTGGAACTGGAGTGAACAAGGGAGTTGCAAGTGCTAAGATGAGAAGCTCTTCAGGAAAGTAA